TTCATCGGAAAAGACGGTCTGCACGTCGAGGGACGCGCCATTCTTGCGTAGCAGCGCGCGCAACTCACGGGCCAGGGGGCATTTTTCCGTCTGGTTGAGTCTTGCGACACGGACCCGGCGGGGATCGAGACGATTGCCCGCCCCCATGCTGGAAAAAACCGGTAAACCCAGGGTCTGCGCCGCCTGGATAAGAATCGCTTTGCAGGCGATGGCATCAATGCAATCCACGACCATTTCCGCACCGCTGTCCGCCAGCAGGCGTGTGGCATTGTCTGCGCTGATGAACTCCTGACGGGTTTCAAGCACACAGTCGGGATAAATATCCCGAATCCGCGCCGCCATTACCGCTACCTTGGGCTGATTCAGCGTGGAATGCAGGGCGACGACCTGCCGGTTGATATTGGAAATACTGACCACGTCGTGGTCAATGAGCGTGATATGCCCTATCCCGGCACGGGCAAGGTTTTCCGCGACATAACCGCCAACGCCACCGACGCCGGCAAGGAGCACATGGCGGTCACGCAAATCTGCGACAGCGGAAGCGCCCAGGAGAATTTCGGTACGAGCAAAAGGATGGGGCATTATGACATGTCCTGAAGATGAAATAAGGTAAGGGCATTTTGCGCGGTAATCCGGGCAATTTCCTGAACCGGAGTATGGCGCAACTGCGCTAGTTCAGCGATGATTTCGCGAAGATATGCGGGTTCATTGCGAGCGCCGGGATGCGCATGGGGCGGTTGCCACGGGGCATCCGTCTCTACGAGTAGAAATTCCGCCGGAAGTGTGGCCGCCATCGCCCGCAAAC
This sequence is a window from Acidithiobacillus ferridurans. Protein-coding genes within it:
- a CDS encoding tRNA threonylcarbamoyladenosine dehydratase, giving the protein MPHPFARTEILLGASAVADLRDRHVLLAGVGGVGGYVAENLARAGIGHITLIDHDVVSISNINRQVVALHSTLNQPKVAVMAARIRDIYPDCVLETRQEFISADNATRLLADSGAEMVVDCIDAIACKAILIQAAQTLGLPVFSSMGAGNRLDPRRVRVARLNQTEKCPLARELRALLRKNGASLDVQTVFSDESPRRAAPPVEVSSAGGRAKTVNGTISFMPALFGVVLSGIVLQHLLATGENLNDV